In the Tetrapisispora phaffii CBS 4417 chromosome 7, complete genome genome, one interval contains:
- the PRP46 gene encoding mRNA splicing protein PRP46 (similar to Saccharomyces cerevisiae PRP46 (YPL151C); ancestral locus Anc_8.672) codes for MEEDKIESLSSIDKFYTEVRWNNQFRHMKDIPQHIQKRIGIDCHQRNIDQATDDKINSNAANQDNNENNGMHSVLDRHRNLMLQTPEWHEPWQLKRVINGHLGWVRCVEVDTVENKWFATGSSDTTIKIWDLESGKLKITLSGHVMPVRDIAISKRSPYLFSASEDKLIKCWDLEKNMAIREYFGHLSGVNTVDVHPTLDLIATAGRDSTIRLWDIRSRTAVMTLIGHKAPVTTVKCIPVDPQVVSASNDATVKLWDIVAGKAIKTLTHHKRTVRDIAVNPTEFSIASACTDDIRSWRLPEGSLLTNFESDTLGIVNSISINQDNIMAACGDNGVLSFFDYKSGHKYQKIATTAMSGSLESEKGILSGTFDATGQIFITGETDKSIKMWIKIKRATKESHPGLKWNPLLSKQRF; via the coding sequence ATGgaagaagataaaataGAAAGTTTAAGCTCGATAGATAAGTTTTATACTGAGGTTCGGTGGAATAACCAGTTCCGTCATATGAAGGATATTCCTCAACATATTCAGAAAAGAATAGGGATAGATTGTCACCAAAGAAACATAGATCAGGCCActgatgataaaataaattcgAATGCGGCGAATCAAGATAATAATGAGAATAATGGAATGCATTCTGTTCTAGATAGACACAGAAATCTAATGTTACAAACTCCGGAATGGCACGAACCTTGGCAACTTAAAAGAGTCATCAATGGTCACTTAGGATGGGTCAGATGTGTTGAAGTTGATACGGTAGAGAATAAATGGTTTGCAACAGGAAGCAGTGACacaacaataaaaatatggGATTTAGAATCAGgtaaattaaagataacGCTTTCTGGACATGTAATGCCTGTAAGAGATATTGCCATATCTAAAAGATCGCCGTACTTATTTTCTGCAAGTGAAGATAAGTTGATTAAATGTTGGGATTTAGAGAAGAATATGGCGATAAGAGAATATTTTGGACATCTATCAGGTGTTAATACTGTAGATGTTCATCCAACGTTAGACTTAATTGCTACTGCAGGTAGAGACAGCACTATAAGATTATGGGATATTCGCTCAAGAACAGCGGTAATGACATTAATTGGACATAAGGCCCCGGTTACTACAGTAAAGTGCATACCAGTAGATCCACAAGTAGTTAGTGCATCAAATGATGCTACTGTTAAATTATGGGATATAGTTGCTGGTAAGGCGATTAAGACTTTGACTCATCATAAACGGACAGTTAGAGATATAGCAGTGAACCCAACTGAATTTTCCATAGCTTCGGCTTGTACAGACGATATACGATCATGGAGATTACCTGAAGGatcattattaacaaattttgaatcagATACCCTTGGGATAGTAAATTCTATTAGCATTAATCAAGATAACATTATGGCTGCATGTGGAGACAATGGtgttttatcattttttgattataaatCAGGTCATAAGTATCAAAAGATAGCAACTACAGCTATGTCTGGTTCCTTGGAAAGTGAAAAAGGCATATTGAGCGGTACATTTGATGCGACAGGACAAATTTTTATCACTGGTGAAACAGATAAAAGTATCAAAATGTGgattaaaataaaaagagcCACTAAAGAGTCACATCCAGGTTTGAAATGGAATCCATTATTATCTAAGCAAAGATTCTAA
- the RAD53 gene encoding serine/threonine/tyrosine protein kinase RAD53 (similar to Saccharomyces cerevisiae RAD53 (YPL153C); ancestral locus Anc_8.676), translating to MNGGTQPTQQATQATQKFLIDKFSQERIDDNIVCRVICTSGQIQIRDLRADIDQVIKEKQSIKKVWIFGRNPKCDYHLGDINRLSNKHFQLLLGEDGNLLIKDISTNGTWLNGEKLEKNRNQIISQGDEITVGLGVASDVLSLVLFINDKFAENLKNYKMNKSRASMDNGIEAGSSSKFQSSNIKSIKPLGIFKDFTIKDEVVGQGAFAIVKKAVERSTGKTFAVKIISKRKVMGNMDGVTRELEVLRKLDHPRIVRLKGFYEDEESYYLLMEFVSGGDLMDFVAAHGSVGEDAGREITRQILEAVKYIHSKCISHRDLKPDNILIEQDDPVLVKITDFGLAKVQGNGTFMKTFCGTLAYVAPEIISGSNNLEENEERNEYSSLVDMWSIGCLVYVILTGHLPFSGSTQEQLYKQVRNGSYHEGPLKDFRISDEARNFIDSLLQVNPNDRLSAERALQHPWIKMGYLNQSYNGSKTDSQLSQVSLSQSLSQQKILESMDDAQYEFMRQQKKLQMQKIKEEEEKEEEEKEEEFSASQFKGFKIPTRAPVQYMQPRATEFQQQRRIKKNNNNLFLTLHPLEESSIQESIEIKQGINPFFIGRTDDCNCRIEDNRLSKVHCFLLKNRHIVGNSFYESPAQGLDDIWYCHSGTNVSYINNVKIQAGYKRLLHDGDEIKIVWDKNHNFVIGFKVEINDTVGLFNDGSKPDNANDLQIVPQRADEQNLVTRLMQMMSMKRANNRQISSQQDVGLPQLQRNESDHTNDRVQDIVAPLSTDDQNLMDRLHQEPEFLSESVTPVKQVDGNTSNSNKLRRVHSVSLSQSQNDPNKKVKRAKLDPTEKNADNLQFI from the coding sequence ATGAATGGAGGCACACAACCCACGCAACAGGCAACACAAGCAACGCAGAAATTTCTAATAGATAAATTCTCCCAGGAACGaattgatgataatattgtttgCAGAGTCATTTGTACTTCTGGTCAAATCCAGATCCGAGATCTAAGAGCTGACATAGATCAAGTAATTAAAGAGAAGCAATCCATAAAAAAGGTTTGGATTTTTGGTAGAAATCCCAAATGTGATTATCATTTGGGAGACATCAATAGGCTATCAAATaaacattttcaattgcttTTAGGAGAAGACGGAAATTTACTTATCAAAGATATATCAACAAATGGAACATGGTTGAACGGTGAAAAActagaaaaaaatagaaatcaaataatatcacAAGGTGATGAAATAACTGTAGGTTTAGGTGTAGCATCAGATGTCCTTTCATTAGTACTCTTCatcaatgataaatttgcagaaaatttgaaaaactACAAGATGAATAAATCAAGAGCAAGTATGGATAATGGTATAGAAGCTGGAAGTTCATCGAAATTTCaatcatcaaatattaaaagtatAAAACCGTTAGGTATATTCAAAgattttacaattaaagATGAAGTTGTAGGACAAGGTGCCTTTGcaattgttaaaaaagCAGTAGAGAGAAGTACTGGTAAAACATTTGCAGTTAAAATTATAAGCAAAAGAAAAGTAATGGGGAACATGGATGGTGTTACGAGGGAGTTAGAAGTATTGAGGAAATTAGATCATCCAAGAATAGTCAGATTAAAAGGATTTTATGAAGACGAAGAAAGTTATTATCTGCTGATGGAATTTGTATCAGGAGGAGATTTAATGGATTTTGTCGCAGCCCATGGATCAGTTGGGGAGGATGCAGGCAGGGAAATCACTAGACAGATTTTAGAAGCTgtgaaatatatacattcCAAATGCATTAGTCATAGGGATCTAAAACCTGATaacattttaattgaaCAAGATGACCCCGTGTTGGTCAAAATTACTGATTTTGGTCTAGCCAAAGTACAAGGAAATGGAACTTTTATGAAAACATTTTGCGGTACACTTGCATATGTTGCCCCTGAAATCATTAGTGGTAGCAATAatttagaagaaaatgaagaaagGAATGAATATTCCTCGTTAGTTGATATGTGGTCGATAGGCTGCCTTGTATATGTAATTTTAACAGGTCATTTACCATTCAGTGGATCTACTCAAGAACAGCTTTACAAACAGGTTAGAAATGGTTCTTATCATGAAGGTCCTTTAAAGGATTTCCGAATCTCAGATGAAGCTAGAAATTTCATTGACTCACTTTTACAGGTAAATCCAAATGATAGACTCTCAGCAGAAAGGGCTTTACAACACCCCTGGATTAAGATGGGGTATTTGAATCAATCATATAATGGGAGCAAAACAGATAGCCAATTATCACAGGTCTCATTATCACAGTCGTTATCACagcaaaaaatattagaaagTATGGATGATGCGCAGTATGAATTCATGAGAcaacaaaagaaattacAAATGCAAAAGatcaaagaagaagaagaaaaagaagaagaagaaaaagaagaagaattttcCGCAAGTCAATTCAAAGGATTTAAAATACCAACTAGAGCACCAGTTCAATATATGCAACCTAGAGCCACAGAGTTTCAACAACAAAGGAgaattaaaaagaataataacaatCTATTTTTGACGTTACATCCTCTCGAGGAAAGTTCGATTCAGgaatcaattgaaataaaacaaGGTATTAATCCATTTTTCATTGGCAGAACTGACGATTGTAACTGCAGAATCGAGGATAATAGATTATCTAAAGTTCACTGCTtccttttaaaaaatagaCACATCGTTGGTAATAGCTTTTATGAATCACCTGCCCAAGGTTTAGATGATATTTGGTATTGTCACAGTGGTACTAACGTGAGTTACATAAACAATGTCAAAATACAAGCCGGTTACAAGAGGTTATTACATGATGGTGATGAGATAAAGATCGTTTGGGACAAGAACCATAACTTTGTAATAGGATTCAAAGTTGAAATCAATGATACCGTAGGTCTATTCAACGACGGTTCTAAACCAGATAACGCTAATGATCTTCAAATTGTTCCACAAAGGGCAGACGAGCAGAATTTAGTGACGAGATTAATGCAGATGATGTCCATGAAGAGGGCTAATAACAGGCAAATATCTTCCCAACAAGATGTTGGCTTACCACAACTACAACGAAACGAAAGTGATCATACGAACGACAGAGTTCAAGATATTGTCGCACCTTTGAGCACCGACGACCAGAATCTTATGGACCGTTTGCATCAAGAACCTGAATTTTTATCTGAATCTGTAACTCCAGTGAAACAAGTAGACGGTAATACTAGTAACAGTAATAAATTGAGAAGAGTTCATTCTGTTAGTTTATCACAATCACAAAACGACCCAAATAAAAAGGTGAAAAGAGCCAAATTGGATCCAACTGAGAAAAATGCTGATAATTTACAGttcatttaa